In Mangifera indica cultivar Alphonso chromosome 14, CATAS_Mindica_2.1, whole genome shotgun sequence, the DNA window TTATGTATATTGTGACTTTTCAGTGTCATGATTTCTGCATTTTGTTTGACAGAATTTGTAGCAAAATTCATGAGCCACTACAAGTGTTGCAGAGGGAGCCTTAACTAATGTAAACAACTTATCAGCGAGCATGTAGATAGAGTGTGCTGAGATGCTGAGCCACATCCCAAATGGAAAATGTTCAGAACTGATATCAAAGCAGTGAAGATGCTAATAAAAGTTGGATTACTCAACACaatctgaaaaagaaaagacattCAGTCATATGCCTCCAAAAATTTTTCTGTAATGACCCTGTAAACTTACAGTAGCAGTTAGCTTTCCCTTTGCTTTAAACATATACcttcatttttcaaacaaattatacTTGCAGGGTCAATATATAATCTCAACTCAAGTAACTTACTATTTGTATGGCCTAATAGTTCAAGTGATGGCAAACCCAATAGGCAATATCACCTATGATTCCATAAGTATGTCCGGAATgagaagaaaagaacaaaaggTGTATACTCTATCGATGTCTCTGGCAGAACTCCCTGTAGCCTCACCAAAACCTCAAAATTTTCTGGTGGGTGTTTGGTCTGAAAAGTCCGCAGATGAAACACAACTTTCTGTCCATTCGTGCCCCCTTGTTAGTTTTATCTGCACATGTTCTGGCAATCTCAATGTATGCCTGTTTTCCTCTTGTGTTGTTCTTAATATTGAGTGTCCTGTTGAGTGACACCTtgaaaatttctcaaaattttctcctttttcacTTTGTTTAATTATGGCATCAGTTGGAGCCCCTTGCTCAACACTTTCTCCTCTACATTCTTCCTCTTCATTGTCCTTAATAACAATGCTTACTGCATCTTCTAATGGTACATTAGTTCCATTGATATCATTCATGGAATTGCTACGGACAAGGGATGGCGATTTTTCAAATGAAGGGTCAGGTAAATCAAGATCCTTACGACAAACCGGGCAGGTTTTATGAGATCTAAGCCAAAGATCAATACATTCTTGATGGAAAACATGGTAGCAAAGAGTTATCAATCGGAGCATATCATCATCCTCAAACTCTGCTAAGCAAATAGCACATTCCAAGCCATACTTTTTGCGTTGGAATTCTTTAACAGATGAGTATTCAAAGGTGGGGAAAGATTGTACAAGTGAAGGATCAAGTCCTTGACTTACAAAAGAAGAACCAACAACATTCCTTGAGGGACTATTACGATTATTCATcgtgttaaaaatattttccaagAAACACCTACAAAAGTATATAGTAAAAAATCCCACAAAGAGGAACGCGAGAAGAGTTACAGTCAAAACAATTACTACTGGGGGGGATGAATAATTTTCTGGCTGTTGAGGATAAGCGGGATAATGTGACGACATTGAAAGGTGAGAAAATGGTAGCCGAAGCCTAAAAGGATGGCCGGAGAAGGGAAAAATCTGGCCTTGAGTCTTAGCATggatgataaaataacaatcaaaaGGTGGCAGTTGTGGTGGTGTGATACTTGTCAGTTGGTTTAAGAGCAATACAAGAACAAAAGAATGCAATATGTTTGTGTGCAAATCCACTGGTTTACTTAATTTGGAAGAAATTTTGATGTGGGTTGCAAGGTTGAAGATGGGAATTGAGCGAGTCTTCCTCTTTGTGAGAAGGATGAGGCTTGTCTCAAGATTAGCATATGTAATTTATACACCATAAAATGAATTATGAAATTCCATTAACttataaattacatttaaattgtatagagtagaataattaaaattaaaatgtatactttttaaattgtttttggcTTATGATTTCtcttatcttataatttaattacataaaatcgGTTAATAAATATTAGTATTTGTAtagttacaataaaatttaaagaaataggggctgaaaagaaaagttttaaatagtatttatgTAGTATATTGATGAATTTCACTCATACATGTATATCCTTTGGGTGCAttgtattttctcaaaatacAGAGGATGAAATTGTCATTAgcccaataatttttaatatcaatttcaatAGTAATTTGTAAAAGGTTCTGCAATTAGATTACCTCTTCTTTATTTATCGAGTcagttcaatattaaaaaattatcctaaTATCTTATTATTCCTGTACCAATActataaaattagtttttccTTGCAATTAAGAATCACAATTCAGAGCTGTGCCCCTGGTGTGTCTGCCAATCACCAACATAGCTCAGTGGCTTACTGCAGAAAATTTGACCATAACCGGAGCCGCAGATAATGCAGAAATTCATAGTCATTATGCATTTCATTCCAACACATTCCATTCAGAAAATTATCATCATATGTTCCAACATCTCCCGATTCTGGGTActtaaaatttactaaaatcAGGTTTCAAAAGCATGGTAATCGGTAAAAATTCCGATTGACTTAAGAGCAATGCTCAAAGAAGACTAGAAGAAGGGAGATCCTGGAGCAAGTAACAAAAAAGACGtacataaatagaaaataaatgcTAGCAATGACATACCTCAGGGTGTAGTGCAAGAACTGCAGCCACACTGGGATAAAAGCTTTGGTATAAGCTAACTAAAACAACATACATATCCTGGACAAAATGAGGGAATTAaactttatttgtaaatttcaGGAAGCGGTACAAATGTCTCTCATGAAGATAAGGCCATCTGGTAATTTTATCTGTTAATAGTGGTGAATACAACAAATAGTACAAGCTTCAACTTCCCAGACCTACGTGCGAGAATCCGTACATATAAATTACATAGTTGTCGATTTAGGCACCGGTAATACAGGTATAAACCGAAAACTTGAAGCATGAAAATAAAATGCTTACCCACTGAAAGCTGAAGATATATGACCCTGACGTCCCAGGACTGCGTAAATCATTCAGTGTCCCATAAAAAGCTTTTTCGTGGAAGTAATTTGAGCTTTCCCGGCATCTCTTTAACATTTTTAAGCTTCAGAAGTTCCCATTCTATTCAATATCATCAATCCAGTCACCATATATTCTACTGATTTTGTCCGGACCCTTCCATTTTTGATGAGATCTTTGCCCTGGCCGCTGGATTACAATAGACGACCTCTGTGATGGAACTCCAATATGATACACATCTGCATGAGGAACTGAAGTGACTGCTGCGGCAACAGTATCAGCTGGAGTTTTTGAAGGCACTCCTCCCAGTTTAGAGTCAGAAGGGGCAGCAGAAGAATCTTTAGTTTCCGAGTCCACAAGGCCACCCCCATATCGGTGTAATTCTGtggtaacaaaaaataaatttcagagCTACATATGCAGTCCGTTAATCCATCCTATTAATTATTGAAggcaaaaaaaaagaaattttttggTTATGTTCAGTTAATTGAATATGACAACACAACTCAGGAAGCACTCAACAGCACTTGAAAGTATGAAAATCTGTATGATGTTAGTTTATCAAGCTACTCATCAGCGGCAATGGTCAAACAAACTGAGATGACAGTTGGCATCAGTGagagattaatattttttaaagccATGGGCATAAAGAGCATCTCTGTTCCCAAACTGTGACAGACAGTGCATACAATTAAAGAATGCCCAACAATTCATAATTCTTACTGGAGATGTTCAAATCACAAAGATGAAACCCTTAATTAGTTTAAAGACAGTTTGACACAACGATGATTATAAAGTCTACGGCAGGTTAAATACTTGACTGATGGTAATACCTTAATGCAGGATATATAAAACACATATATCTTCATCAGTTGCATAAACGGGGCAACAACGGCAGCTATTTTAATTCATCATATATGGACAaggaattttataataacacatcaaagATTATCAAACCTTATATAGCAGCAGCTATTGTGACAGtccatatataaataacattacaaaacttaaatacttacaaCCTAAAAAGTGATAGCATATGACTTAAGTTGCAAAGCAACCACCTTGCTATTATTCAAAATAGTTCAAATCTGTCCAATGAAGCATTTCCTAACcgtgaaaaattaaaatatctctcAAGAATTTAGGTGCTTCCACAATCGAGCAGGGACCAAAATCTCCAAAATGGGAAGTCCATGTCAACTAATCAGTGTCTAAAACAAATGCATAATACTCAAAggaaatattttcatatatccATTTCTATGTCATAAAAGGAGATCAATCACCACTTTCCCCTTCAAATTCAATCACCTTTATCTCAGATTAATGGGCTCACTACTTGCTCAAAATAGAAATAACTTCCACAGCCATTATCGGCcaacaaattagaaaataatcacataaaaatagCTAATTTTGCCCACCAAAACTGCATAAAGTAAATCAGccaataattaaaagtttatacCTTGAACCCCATGTGCAAAATGACATTTACTCCCAAACGGGCAATAACCAGTAAGTTCCCACTTGTTACAAATCCTTGTCTTCCAATTAGAAGGCTTAACATTCGACCCTCCATTGTTTCCTCCACCACCAGCAGCAGCAGCTCCAGCCCCAGCTACAACTACAGCAGCTCCCCCActtcctccaccaccaccactataGCCTCCAGGCCCCAAACTTATTGCCACGCTCTCTCTATTCTTACTCTGCTCGTCGTGCAAGAACGTGCAATTATCTCCATATGGACATCCCTCCTCTGTATAAAACTTCTTGCAATGTCTCCCTTTATATGATCTTTGAGTTTCCACAACACAATTAGACGACCCCAAAGTGGGAATTTGAAACTCCTCTCTTGGAATATCATTGGAACCCCCTCTCTCCTCTTCATGAGCAGCAACAATCTCTTGCCAGTTGGGAGGTGGGCGCCGAAGCTCTTCTATGCTATGAGCAAAGTTACAGTTGGTAACATAAGGGCAAGTTCCATTGCGAAATTTACAACAAAGTTTAGTCTTGAAAAACATTTTCCCGATAGCCTTGGATTTAGAATTGGCATCTTGAGTGTTGTTTCTTGACTTTTTGTTAGGTGGTTGCTCACTGCCGGACCTCTGAGACTGGTAATTTGAGTTGGAGTTGGAAGGCGTGTCAACCGACGCGTCGTTCCAAGCTTGGTAGTCATCTTCGGTGGCCCATACTGAGGAATCAGATGGATTTGGAATCCAATTCTCGGGAGGCCCATTTCCCAGAACGATGTGTACCACGTTTTCACTTGAATCTCGACTGTAATTCATAGTTTtcatcaacaaaagaaaaaccctAACTGCTGATGAAGGATACCTGGACTCTAGAACCGGCTAAATTTTATGGGAATTTAAGAAAAACAGcgtaaattcaaaaatttgagaaatggGTATATGAGTCTGGAGCAATACTCGATTTACAGACATGAAAGaaacatgaaattaaaattttgagatgaaaacaacaacaacaaaaatagtTGATACAACAGTACAgcttaacataaaattttaaaaaaaatgaaaagggaGAAACGTAGAACTAGAATTAgatctaatattaaaaaaatcaagacAATGTCAaagttaaaaacataaaaaccagAGAAATCTTCAAGAAACCTTAACTTATACAGAGTAGCTTTGACTGTGATTGGTGGGAAGCTCAAACAAAGACAATCTCTTAGGGAGAAGAAATAAAGTTGTGAAATTTATAGATGGAATTGGTTTTAGGAAAAGATTTGGAAAGTTGGATTAAGAGGAAAAGGAAAACGAAGTGAAGTAAGCATTGAGAGATGGTTGGGACTCAGTAGCCCGAGTGTACTTTTGTtcagttatttattatttctatttataaagaatagataattatagattggattatctttttttaagaaattaatggCGCTGAGATGAGACGTATCAGCTGTGTAATGGCACCGAAACCAAGAtaaaattatcttcttttttggGCTGAATGGGTTGGCCCATTTGAGCCCAAAACAACATTAAATAGGAAGgtccaaataaaattttaaacctctACCAcgtaattaaataatctatttttattattaacattttgtatttaatttgtgaagtaattaaatattttgataattttataatatcattatatatattaaaaaattattaatataatcgtaattttattataattttatctgtatttattatttttttaagacaaaaataattatacctaataacttttaaataaaataatattttaatattttttattattaaacataatcataatttatatataatattatttttatgataatttttcactactaatgataaaaataaaaattagctaAACCAATCACACCCTTATTAAGTGGTTGAATAAGTATAGAGCATGCGAATGACTGTAAACAAATGAAGACAGTGATTTATCAAACtctttttattaccaaaatttaatataatccaTCTATGAACTTTCATTTGTGGGCTTAGAAATTAATCAGTCATTTGCTTTTGCATTAGGTTAAGGAAGAATGGTACAGTCGGTAATGATCGGTATGCATTGCATATACATGCATTTCGGTTCATTATCTCTGAGATCGGCTCTCGTGCTCTGCCATTAACCTGTTCAATTTCTTGCAACTTAACCTTGGTCGAATGATCCTCGAATCCTGCTTGTAGCAGCTCGGAGGCAATGAAGGTGTAGAAGGTGTTAAGATGGAAGCGAGTTTGAAGGCATCTTCAGGCTGATTAATAACATTGTTGAAGCATAAATATCGGCCATATGATGAAGCATCTTCGAAAACACAAATGTGAGAGTCGACCAAGAAATTTATATGCACTGTCACGAAGACTCCATCTTCGTACATCTGGGCTGCTCCTTTCAAATACGGATTCTTTATGGACAAATCAGGACTCATCAGCAATCCTCCATTGATAGTCACCATGTTCAACCCCCTGTCCATCGCCAGCGCCCACGCCGTCTTCTCCGCCAGCGTCTTTGCCTGGGCATGCCACAGCTGTACATTTCGAACAGATATgagaaatttttgtttcatataaaAGACTTAGTGGAGGGAGGGAAGAAAGAAGATATTGGGACCTTGTATTTGCGACAAAAGTTGACATCACTCCAGTGTCTTTCATCGAAATCTGATGTGGTTGAATTGTGGTCGTCTCTCCAGAAAATACCAGTTGCTGAAGATGTGAATACAATTTTGCCGATTGTCTCTGTCTGTGCGCATGCTTCTAGCACATTGTGAGCCGCTCTTACTTCCTCTTCAACATTAAATTCCTACACCACAAATCTTCAACATTTGTCAATCTATTATTAACCCACttacaacaattaattaatcTCTTTATATATTCATTAGTATGGCCTGTCACATTCAATATCTTAATTACGTGTGACCCATAAATTGACACATGAGAGCGACAAGCACGCACAACAAGCTGGAAATTAGAATTGACAGGCAATCGCACAGTTTCAATAATGAAAACCTGTCGTCttatattacataattttaaattaaatataaaataatatataattataaaataaatttaattaatatttaaaattaaatacatattatatatttaaatttataaatatagtgattatttatatattaattatattagagatgcaaaattaattaatttatattaagatttaatCTTTGTTGAAATTAAGTTATATTTATTGTGTGTTGGCCCACCTATTTGGTTTTGTTAGATCCACTCATTTGGTTGTAGGAAttgatatcatattataatatatttgagtttataaatataaagattgaaactcatattacataaaattaattaatttatattaagatttaatttatctcacttatattatttttattaaatgtgagaCTTTAGTGTCATACAGACAAACAAAGGGATACTGAAATTATGTTTTAGGGAGGACTAAGTGTCTATATCATATGGACAAATTTTGCTACTAAAAACTTTTTCTtatggtttttaaaaattaataagctTTTAGCCTAATTAATGTAAAAACCTATTCAACTCATCCAAATATTCTAcatgaattaggcaatttaaatgaattaaggGCCCAAGCCAGCGACCATTCAAAGTGCATGAAAGTGGAGAAAGATATCTGTATGTTACTGGTTATAAAATAATGCAGCATCATAACATGAATTTGCAAAGAGTTTAAATCTATTtgtaaaaagaaacaaagggAAAAATTTAACATACATCATATGTGGCTTGGTCTTGGGGAGGCTCAAACGTGTAAAACAAACCACAACAGCCTCTAAAAGCTTCAACCATACTGTGATAATCAAACGGGTCTGCCTTAAAAATCTTCAGGTTCTTGTTATCATCGCCACAAAGTTTATTCAGTTTCAAATCATCTAAACAAACAGAGAGTACTCAATCCAggatgaaataaattaaattataagacgACAAAAGATATATAAACTAACCATGGTTTTGAACAGCAGCGTGGACGTTGTAGCCTCTTTGGAGAAGCCGCTGGACCAGGGTGGAGCCCAGGTGGCCGGAGGCGTCCA includes these proteins:
- the LOC123196523 gene encoding RING-H2 finger protein ATL29, coding for MSSHYPAYPQQPENYSSPPVVIVLTVTLLAFLFVGFFTIYFCRCFLENIFNTMNNRNSPSRNVVGSSFVSQGLDPSLVQSFPTFEYSSVKEFQRKKYGLECAICLAEFEDDDMLRLITLCYHVFHQECIDLWLRSHKTCPVCRKDLDLPDPSFEKSPSLVRSNSMNDINGTNVPLEDAVSIVIKDNEEEECRGESVEQGAPTDAIIKQSEKGENFEKFSRCHSTGHSILRTTQEENRHTLRLPEHVQIKLTRGHEWTESCVSSADFSDQTPTRKF
- the LOC123196465 gene encoding zinc finger CCCH domain-containing protein 12, whose product is MKTMNYSRDSSENVVHIVLGNGPPENWIPNPSDSSVWATEDDYQAWNDASVDTPSNSNSNYQSQRSGSEQPPNKKSRNNTQDANSKSKAIGKMFFKTKLCCKFRNGTCPYVTNCNFAHSIEELRRPPPNWQEIVAAHEEERGGSNDIPREEFQIPTLGSSNCVVETQRSYKGRHCKKFYTEEGCPYGDNCTFLHDEQSKNRESVAISLGPGGYSGGGGGSGGAAVVVAGAGAAAAGGGGNNGGSNVKPSNWKTRICNKWELTGYCPFGSKCHFAHGVQELHRYGGGLVDSETKDSSAAPSDSKLGGVPSKTPADTVAAAVTSVPHADVYHIGVPSQRSSIVIQRPGQRSHQKWKGPDKISRIYGDWIDDIE
- the LOC123196466 gene encoding cinnamoyl-CoA reductase-like SNL6, which gives rise to MAPAASSFHQTSNTVCVMDASGHLGSTLVQRLLQRGYNVHAAVQNHDDLKLNKLCGDDNKNLKIFKADPFDYHSMVEAFRGCCGLFYTFEPPQDQATYDEFNVEEEVRAAHNVLEACAQTETIGKIVFTSSATGIFWRDDHNSTTSDFDERHWSDVNFCRKYKLWHAQAKTLAEKTAWALAMDRGLNMVTINGGLLMSPDLSIKNPYLKGAAQMYEDGVFVTVHINFLVDSHICVFEDASSYGRYLCFNNVINQPEDAFKLASILTPSTPSLPPSCYKQDSRIIRPRLSCKKLNRLMAEHESRSQR